ATAAACTATTTTTTATTTTCTATGGCAATTCTATTTTCTATAAGAATTTTTTCAGGTGGTAGTCACAGTAAAACTACGGTGAAATGTTTATTATGGTCATCTTTATTTTTTCTTATTACTTCACTAATTGGACCTTTGATACCTAAATTAAATATTTTAGTGTATTATACTGCAGCTTTATTTAGTCTTATAGTAATTTTCATCAAAAGCCCTTGCCCAAATAAAAACAGACCTATTAAAATTCAAGAAAGAAGATGGTATTATAAATTTATTTCCACCTTCTTCATGATATTTGGGTTAACTATTTTATTTTTTTTCATAAAGGATTTAACTTATTTAAACTGTGGATTCCTAACAATTTTACTTCAAATATTACAATTGATACCTAAAAAAGAAGGAGTGTTACTATGAAATCCAAAAAACTCTCAAAACTAATTGCAAATAAGATAGGTTTATGCTTAATTGCATTTGCAAGTATAGTGGTTACAACTAATTGCTTTGGATTTGGCGGAGAACCAACCCCACCCAAAAGTCTTTTAAAGTGATATTTTTAAACATATATTATTATTTTCAAAAGATAGTTGAATTTTACCACCCTTAGATTCAACTATTTTTTTTACGTTATATAATCCATATCCCCTATTTTGTCCTTCCTTAGTTGAAAAACCTCTATTGAACATCTCGTTAACATTTTCTAATTTTACTAAGTTTACACTATTTATAATTTTTATTATATTTTTATCTTTTTCATTGAATATATTTAATGAAACAATCTTATCAATGCTGTCACTTGATGCTTCAAAGGCATTGTTTAAAATATTAGTTAATATTTCCGAAAGCTCATGATCCTTTACTTTCCATTGTGTTAAATCATTATCTACAAAATACTTAAAATCTATTTTACTTTTTTGCGAATCAGTAATCTTACTGTATATTATTGATCTTATTATTAAATTATCTATGTAAAAAACATCTTCAATATCCTTAGTTACCTTATTTAAAGATTTTATATAAGTTATTAAGTTCTCTCTTAATTCTCCTTCGTTAGCTACTTCTATAATACCCTGTATAGTGTTTAAATGATTTTTAAAATCATGCTGCTTACATCTAACTTCTTCCGTAATATTCTCAATAACAGGACCATATCTATTATGTATTTCTATGATCTTTTTCTCTTCATCTATTTTTACTATGTTATAACATAAAAATAAATTTAGGAAAAAAATTATTATTATCATAGTCATAAATGCAATTATGTTATTTAAAATTATTTCTTTATTGTATTCCCAAACCATTTTACAAATTACTACATACCCAATAAAATTTATTACAATATAATACAATATTCTAGAACTTATATCTGTAATACTATATATGTTTTTTTGTGGTACAAAATAATATATTATTACAGAAAATAAAAATACAAAAGCTTGTACAATACTATCAAATTCAAAGGATTTTAAATATATCTTTGAGGTAAAAATCTTTAATATAAATATTACAATTAGTTGTAATATCATTATAATTAATAAGGTTATTACAAATTCTATAAGAGATTTAATAAAACTTTTATTATGAAAAAGTGACATTAAACATACTAAAGTCACATAACTCAAAATTATATTATAATTTATAGGTAGAAATGTAGTTACAGTCATTACAAAAGATGACATAAATATTATTGCTAAATTTTTGAATAGAACTTTTTCTTTTTTCAAACTAAATTTACACCATAAAATCATAAAAGCACTTAACTCAATAAACGTACTAGCAAAAGAATATATCATCTCCATTCCCTTCATCTCCTTAAATATCATCTCTAATAAGTAAATTTTTAAAGTTTCTTAAATTTTTTCATCACACTTTCTTTAAAATTATAACTCAAAAGAGCTTTTTCTTTACAATTATTAAAGCAAATTTCCCACAACTTACTAGACACAGCTTCAATTTTATTAATAAAGTTAATATTTACGGCAAAGGACTTATGACTTTGTAATATATAATCACAATCTATCATTTCTAGAGCTTTGACTAAAGACAGCCTCTTTGCCTTATACTTGTCATTTTTAGTATGTAAAATTATTCTTCTTAAATCTACTTCCATAAAAATAATTTCATCTATATTTAACTTTATGCTTATATTATTTTGCAAATCAAAAACCACATGCTTTTCTTTCTTTGTCAATGGGTTATGTGTACGTCTATTTGAAGTTAAAAGCTTGGTCATTTTAATTACTTCATCTTTATCACATGGTTTTAATATATAGTCATAGCAGTGAACTTCTTTAAAAGCTTTAATCATGTATTGTATATGAGTTGTTGTAAAAATTATCCAATTAAATTTATATTTTTCAATCTTTCTAAGTTCCAAAGCCAAATCCAACCCTGAAGAATTCTTTAGAGAAATATCTATATAAAAAAAGTCTATATAAACTTCCTGTAAAATTTTTAAAGCTTCTTCTTTAGATTCTGCTTCATAAATCTTCAAGGTTTTATCTGCTTCATATATCATTTTTATAAGGTTTCTTCTCTGTATATCATTATCTT
This genomic interval from Clostridium kluyveri contains the following:
- a CDS encoding accessory gene regulator ArgB-like protein, with the protein product MIMNLALKLTSFIEKNSDIRNNDDLEKINYSIQTVISETFKAVILIILFLALGKINYFLFSMAILFSIRIFSGGSHSKTTVKCLLWSSLFFLITSLIGPLIPKLNILVYYTAALFSLIVIFIKSPCPNKNRPIKIQERRWYYKFISTFFMIFGLTILFFFIKDLTYLNCGFLTILLQILQLIPKKEGVLL
- a CDS encoding cyclic lactone autoinducer peptide, with the translated sequence MKSKKLSKLIANKIGLCLIAFASIVVTTNCFGFGGEPTPPKSLLK
- a CDS encoding sensor histidine kinase, which translates into the protein MEMIYSFASTFIELSAFMILWCKFSLKKEKVLFKNLAIIFMSSFVMTVTTFLPINYNIILSYVTLVCLMSLFHNKSFIKSLIEFVITLLIIMILQLIVIFILKIFTSKIYLKSFEFDSIVQAFVFLFSVIIYYFVPQKNIYSITDISSRILYYIVINFIGYVVICKMVWEYNKEIILNNIIAFMTMIIIIFFLNLFLCYNIVKIDEEKKIIEIHNRYGPVIENITEEVRCKQHDFKNHLNTIQGIIEVANEGELRENLITYIKSLNKVTKDIEDVFYIDNLIIRSIIYSKITDSQKSKIDFKYFVDNDLTQWKVKDHELSEILTNILNNAFEASSDSIDKIVSLNIFNEKDKNIIKIINSVNLVKLENVNEMFNRGFSTKEGQNRGYGLYNVKKIVESKGGKIQLSFENNNICLKISL
- a CDS encoding LytR/AlgR family response regulator transcription factor, which encodes MINILIAEDNDIQRRNLIKMIYEADKTLKIYEAESKEEALKILQEVYIDFFYIDISLKNSSGLDLALELRKIEKYKFNWIIFTTTHIQYMIKAFKEVHCYDYILKPCDKDEVIKMTKLLTSNRRTHNPLTKKEKHVVFDLQNNISIKLNIDEIIFMEVDLRRIILHTKNDKYKAKRLSLVKALEMIDCDYILQSHKSFAVNINFINKIEAVSSKLWEICFNNCKEKALLSYNFKESVMKKFKKL